In a single window of the Lodderomyces elongisporus chromosome 4, complete sequence genome:
- the IRC22 gene encoding Increased recombination centers protein 22 — protein MKVFTLLAAAAASIATVVGYETAEKQFVDILIEYQIVQTPEVTKNDVAQWTNGDEVTLKYNIVNNEEKEVTVIGVTGQFTNPVTNEIVTNLTQGRVGPLSIPPGQSASFEQNIGIDVIPNNYELIPQVFFAHDELIKVIPCRGQLATVADKSISFFDPRLIFLELVLLASFAGIAYLAYQIWGKKYIQGTAPVKVKKTTAVTSVPAGTGVSTTTTGASGYDVNWIPEGHLKQKKTKKVA, from the coding sequence ATGAAGGTCTTTACACTTTTGGCAGCTGCAGCTGCTTCAATTGCCACAGTCGTCGGCTACGAAACTGCCGAAAAGCAATTTGTCGATATCCTTATTGAGTACCAGATTGTGCAAACCCCTGAGGTCACCAAGAACGATGTTGCTCAATGGACAAATGGAGATGAAGTCACTTTGAAATACAACATTGTCAATaatgaagagaaagaagtcACGGTGATTGGTGTTACTGGTCAATTCACTAACCCAGTTACTAATGAGATTGTCACCAATTTGACCCAGGGTCGAGTTGGTCCTCTCTCGATTCCACCTGGACAATCTGCTTCTTTCGAACAAAATATCGGTATTGATGTTATACCAAACAATTACGAATTGATTCCACAAGTGTTTTTTGCCCACGACGAATTGATCAAGGTCATTCCATGCCGTGGTCAATTGGCCACCGTTGCTGATAAAagtatttctttctttgatCCAAGATTGATCTTTTTGGAATTGGTATTGTTGGCATCCTTTGCTGGTATCGCTTACTTGGCATACCAAATCTGGGGCAAAAAGTATATTCAAGGAACAGCACCAGTCAAAGTTAAAAAGACTACTGCTGTGACTTCGGTTCCAGCAGGTACAGGTGTTTCAACTACCACCACAGGTGCTTCCGGCTACGATGTCAATTGGATCCCTGAAGGAcatttgaaacaaaagaagacaaagaaagtCGCATAA
- the FCY21 gene encoding Purine-cytosine permease fcy21 yields MSYDPEKNIALAAEKNSLNSYEVNSPTSASDAEVHDAHVHIIDRWAHKLGAETKGLDLVTDEEKTDTSLWNSASMWLSANLVIATFALGALGITVFDLAFGQAVLVIIFFSALGNFTVAYFSCFGPPLGLRQIILSRFMIGDIPVRIFSFINVVACVGWGAVNIMSSAQLLHIVNNGLLPPWAGCLILVVCTILVTFFGYHVIHLYEKWAWVPNFAIFIVIIVQFARSGTFSSDAFVGGETTAGNVLSFGGTVFGFATGWTSYASDYTVYQPRNANLVKIFFAIFLGLFLPLVATLILGAACATGIANKPEWAQLYAENSVGGLVYGILVVDSLHGFGQFCCVVLALSTVANNIPNMYSMALSAQTFWSPMAKVPRIVWTFVGNGATLAICIPAYYKFESVMENFMNLVSYYLAIYESLMLSSHFIWHKGNFRAYDYTQYQNKQAYPIGLAGTFGFCCGVAGVVVGMNQTWYSGVIAKQIGDYGGDIAFELAFAFAFIGFNITRYFEKKYIR; encoded by the coding sequence atgaGCTACGATCcagaaaagaatattgCTTTGGCAGCAGAGAAGAACTCACTCAACTCTTATGAAGTTAACTCGCCCACCTCGGCTAGCGATGCCGAGGTCCACGACGCCCACGTCCACATCATTGACCGTTGGGCCCACAAGTTGGGTGCAGAGACTAAAGGTCTCGACTTGGTCACCGACGAAGAGAAAACCGATACCTCCTTGTGGAATTCAGCCTCCATGTGGCTCAGTGCCAACTTGGTCATCGCCACTTTTGCTCTTGGTGCATTGGGTATCACCGTGTTTGACCTTGCGTTTGGCCAAGCAGTCTTGGTCATTATCTTTTTCAGTGCGTTGGGTAACTTCACCGTTGCCTACTTTTCATGTTTTGGTCCGCCATTGGGATTGAGACAAATCATCTTGTCGAGATTCATGATTGGTGATATCCCCGTGCGTATCTTTAGTTTTATAAATGTTGTTGCCTGTGTGGGTTGGGGTGCTGTGAATATCATGTCAAGTGCTCAATTGTTGCACATTGTTAACAACGGCTTATTGCCTCCCTGGGCTGGATGTTTGATCTTGGTTGTGTGCACCATCTTGGTCACCTTCTTTGGCTACCACGTGATCCATCTTTACGAGAAATGGGCTTGGGTGCCAAATTTCGCCATCTTTATTGTCATCATTGTCCAATTTGCCAGAAGCGGCACCTTTTCCAGCGATGCATTTGTCGGTGGCGAAACTACTGCCGGTAATGTCTTGAGTTTTGGCGGTACCGTATTTGGTTTCGCTACTGGTTGGACCTCTTACGCCTCAGATTATACTGTTTACCAACCAAGAAACGCAAACTTGGTCAAGATCTTTTTTGCCATTTTCTTGGGTCTCTTTTTGCCATTGGTTGCTACATTGATCTTGGGTGCTGCTTGTGCAACCGGTATCGCGAATAAGCCAGAATGGGCTCAACTCTATGCCGAAAACTCAGTTGGTGGCTTAGTTTACGGTATTTTGGTTGTTGATTCATTGCACGGATTTGGACAATtttgttgtgttgtgttggCCTTATCAACCGTTGCCAATAATATCCCAAATATGTACTCAATGGCCTTGAGTGCACAAACTTTCTGGTCACCAATGGCCAAAGTTCCTCGTATTGTTTGGACTTTTGTAGGTAATGGTGCTACCTTGGCTATCTGTATCCCAGCTTACTACAAGTTTGAATCCGTGATGGAGAATTTCATGAACTTGGTCTCGTACTACTTGGCCATTTACGAATCCTTGATGTTGAGTTCGCATTTTATCTGGCACAAGGGTAACTTTAGAGCTTACGACTACACCCAATACCAAAACAAGCAAGCATACCCAATTGGATTAGCAGGAACCTTTGGTTTCTGTTGTGGTGTGGCCGGTGTTGTTGTCGGTATGAACCAAACATGGTACTCTGGTGTCATTGCTAAACAAATTGGAGACTACGGTGGAGATATTGCATTCGAGTtggcatttgcatttgcattcaTTGGTTTCAATATCACCCGATATTtcgaaaagaaatatatccgttag